The DNA segment ATTTCTAAATGGTGACATGATTGTCCTAATAAATTGAGAACTTCAACAATATCGTCTTGTGTAGATTGCAACGTTTGATAACCGCGAATAAAAATTGGAACGTGAAAGTGGGTTCGCCACTCTTGGGCAGTAGATTGTGCTAGATGAGGTAATGCTGTGGTGAGATCTGAGTAGTGATGTAACGTACCATCTTGCGATCGCGCGATAACTTGGTGTAAATAAGTTGATTCTGCAAATAAACTTAAGCGATCGCTAATAATTTTGCGCTGGGCTGTTTCTTTTGGTAATGTAACTTGGATAGCTGCACTAATTTGAATTTTACCGATGTGAATGCCTGCTGATCGTAAACGTGTAAAAGCAGACTTCGGATCTTCGTACTCTACAGCAAAATGACACGTATCATAGCAAATACGAACATGTTCAAGTAACAACGCTTCTGCGGTAGCTTGAGAAATGTCTAAACTTTTACTGAGATAGTTTCCACCAATTGGTAATAGCCAAGAAGAAAAAAAGTCAATAACTTCTGTTGTATTTTCAATTAATCCGTCAGGTTCAGGTTCTAAATCGAGATGAAGCAACTTACCTGTTGTTTCGCGAATGCGATGCATTTCGGCAGCGACTGCGGCTATATTTAGCGTGGCACTCTCAAATACATTATCTCTACTGACTTTTGTAAACCAAGGTTTGTAAGACAGTGGCAGTGTAGAAATTCCGCCATCGATACCTTCGGGTAATAGTGTTGCCAGAATTTGAGTTAAATGTAAGGTGTAGTTGAGGCGATCGCTTGTTTGCCAATCGGGTGCATAGACTTTATCTTTGACAACTTGATGATGAAATCCGCCGTAAGGAAAGCCATTTAAGGTAAAAACATATAAATTATTTTGCTTCAGCCAAGCTTGAAATTGGGCAAGATAATTACTTTCTAAAAGTTCACTTGCTGTTTGAGCTGCTAATCTTAAACCAATGCCAAACGGCTTTTTTGGTGCTATTCTAGCTTTGAGTTCAGGAATATAGGCTTTTAAGTTTGCAAATACATCCTGCCAAGATTCTCCAGGATGAACGTTTGTGCAATACGTTAAGTGGATATTTTCTAGCTGCATTTTCCTGATATGTAATTGTGGTTCTTTCAACAGCGGTTGAAACCGCAGCTGCATAAACGAAACCTGTCTGCACAGGTTTTATTCGATATTATTAGTCCACGAAGGTGGACTATTGTTTGTTAAGCTGCGACTTTAGTTGCCAAGCTTGTCATGGTATTGTTGCAACAACGCGATCGCCTTCTCATACACTAATAAATCAACTTGATGTACCTCAACTCCTTTACCAATCTTCTCTAGCAGCATCAGGGTTAATTCTCCACCTAAGTGTTCCCGAAACTCACTCAGCCCTCGAAAAATACAATCAGAATGTTCTGGTTGATGTAATTTATCTACTAATTCCGCTACATACAAACTAAAACCTAGTGTCTGGAGTGTATCTAAAATCTGCTGCCAATCTGATTTTGTGAGTAGCCCGATTAAATAGGAATAGGTGCTATCCAAAGCTATCCCAATTGCCACAGCTTCTCCATGACGTAGGCTGTAGTTCGTCAACTGTTCGAGTTTATGTGCCGCCCAATGTCCAAAGTCTAAAGGGCGTGAGGAACCTTTCTCGAACGGATCGCCACTAGTTGCAATATGCTCTAAGTGTAATTGAGCGCAACAATAAATTAATTCTTGCATCGCTTGCAGATCGCGTTGCGCTAATGCAGTT comes from the Gloeocapsopsis sp. IPPAS B-1203 genome and includes:
- the eboE gene encoding metabolite traffic protein EboE, translating into MQLRFQPLLKEPQLHIRKMQLENIHLTYCTNVHPGESWQDVFANLKAYIPELKARIAPKKPFGIGLRLAAQTASELLESNYLAQFQAWLKQNNLYVFTLNGFPYGGFHHQVVKDKVYAPDWQTSDRLNYTLHLTQILATLLPEGIDGGISTLPLSYKPWFTKVSRDNVFESATLNIAAVAAEMHRIRETTGKLLHLDLEPEPDGLIENTTEVIDFFSSWLLPIGGNYLSKSLDISQATAEALLLEHVRICYDTCHFAVEYEDPKSAFTRLRSAGIHIGKIQISAAIQVTLPKETAQRKIISDRLSLFAESTYLHQVIARSQDGTLHHYSDLTTALPHLAQSTAQEWRTHFHVPIFIRGYQTLQSTQDDIVEVLNLLGQSCHHLEIETYTWDVLPPAMKLDLLASIQREYEWVLQKLGN